In a genomic window of Flavobacterium sp. KACC 22761:
- the murC gene encoding UDP-N-acetylmuramate--L-alanine ligase, giving the protein MNLNQIQNVYFIGIGGIGMSALARYFKYIGKQVSGYDKTPSMLTSELIESGIDIHFEDNINLIPTDYFVENTLVIFTPAVPKSHSEWNYFIERNYEIKKRAEVLGIITKDTFSFAVAGTHGKTTTSSILGHILYESGADVTAFVGGIVENYNSNLIGTGKTVTVVEADEFDRSFLHLHPNIACVTSMDADHLDIYGTSDAIQDSFREFASKIEDKNHLFITKELPLEGVQCAINEDAVYKAYNVRIEDGSYVFDVQTPSEIIKDLRFGLPGKHNLMNGLMAIAMAKTFGTPTESIAKAIASFRGIRRRFSYQIKSDKLVYIDDYAHHPTEINAVHQAVRELYPGRKVLAIFQPHLFSRTKDFVDGFAESLSQFDEVFLMDIYPARELPMEGVTSEWLLGKMTNSNKKIVAKEDLLAHIKANDAPIIVTIGAGDIGEMVPSIKQMLNENI; this is encoded by the coding sequence ATGAATTTAAATCAAATACAAAACGTTTATTTTATAGGTATCGGAGGCATCGGAATGAGTGCTCTGGCTCGTTATTTCAAATATATTGGAAAACAAGTTTCAGGTTACGACAAAACGCCATCAATGCTTACAAGTGAATTGATTGAAAGTGGTATTGATATTCATTTTGAAGACAATATTAATTTGATTCCGACTGATTATTTTGTAGAAAATACATTGGTGATTTTTACTCCAGCAGTGCCTAAATCACATTCAGAGTGGAATTATTTTATTGAAAGAAATTACGAAATTAAAAAACGTGCTGAAGTATTAGGAATTATTACCAAAGACACTTTTAGTTTTGCAGTTGCCGGAACACACGGAAAAACTACGACATCAAGTATTTTGGGGCATATTTTATATGAAAGTGGTGCTGATGTTACTGCCTTTGTGGGCGGAATTGTAGAGAATTATAATTCAAATTTAATTGGAACCGGAAAAACGGTAACAGTTGTTGAAGCAGATGAATTCGACAGATCGTTTTTGCATTTGCATCCAAATATTGCTTGTGTGACTTCTATGGATGCTGATCATTTGGATATTTATGGAACAAGCGATGCAATTCAAGATTCTTTCAGGGAATTTGCTTCAAAAATAGAAGATAAAAATCATCTGTTTATTACTAAAGAATTGCCTTTAGAAGGTGTTCAATGTGCGATAAATGAAGATGCAGTATATAAGGCGTATAATGTTCGAATTGAAGACGGAAGCTATGTTTTTGATGTGCAGACGCCATCAGAAATAATAAAAGATCTTCGTTTTGGATTGCCAGGAAAACACAATTTAATGAATGGATTGATGGCTATTGCGATGGCAAAAACTTTTGGCACCCCGACCGAGTCCATTGCAAAAGCCATTGCTTCATTCAGAGGGATCAGAAGACGTTTTTCTTATCAGATCAAATCAGACAAGTTAGTTTATATAGATGATTATGCACATCATCCAACAGAAATAAATGCTGTTCATCAAGCAGTTAGGGAGTTGTATCCGGGGCGAAAAGTTTTGGCTATTTTCCAACCGCATTTGTTCAGCAGAACCAAAGATTTTGTAGATGGATTTGCAGAAAGCTTGTCTCAGTTTGACGAAGTGTTTTTAATGGATATTTATCCTGCAAGGGAACTTCCAATGGAAGGAGTGACTTCAGAATGGCTATTGGGCAAAATGACAAATTCGAACAAAAAAATTGTTGCAAAAGAAGATTTATTGGCACAC